One Candidatus Binataceae bacterium genomic region harbors:
- a CDS encoding universal stress protein — protein MLNYRTILCPIDFDSVSLEALPLAWALAKENRVKVHLLHVARIPNPDMDSPVPFQRDPLWEKQAFERLREIAVRTIEDPDGFVLHVRSGIPDEDVVAFADSLGADLIVMATHGRTGLSHLVLGSVVGRVTQEANCPVLIIRPHPRKRT, from the coding sequence GTGCTTAACTACCGAACAATATTGTGCCCGATCGACTTCGATTCGGTTTCCCTGGAGGCGCTGCCGCTGGCGTGGGCGTTGGCCAAGGAGAACCGGGTCAAAGTTCACTTGTTACACGTGGCCCGCATACCCAATCCGGACATGGACTCGCCGGTTCCTTTTCAGCGCGACCCGCTATGGGAAAAGCAGGCATTCGAGCGGTTGCGCGAGATCGCCGTGCGCACGATTGAAGACCCCGACGGCTTCGTTCTTCATGTTCGCAGCGGGATTCCGGATGAAGATGTGGTCGCGTTCGCCGACAGTCTAGGTGCCGACTTGATCGTCATGGCTACTCACGGTCGTACCGGTCTGAGTCATCTGGTGTTGGGCAGTGTGGTCGGACGGGTTACGCAAGAGGCCAATTGCCCGGTCTTGATTATCCGGCCCCACCCGCGTAAGCGCACTTGA
- a CDS encoding ATP-dependent DNA ligase, which produces MASFLEFAQVCQALSQTHSRLQMAELAGDLLSRLAPEEAVIAARFLIGRALPVGEEAKLNLSGRAVWRLAAELTGALDQGEDIFAAAVDFGEAVELAMRRRTQPPPTLTITEVEAYFRAVTQIEGSQARARKLAILRELLARADALEAKYVAKILIREMRHGMNEGVLLEAIARAAARPLAEVRRAGMLEGDPGRLLRTLLDGPGRAPAERSTELKPLKPMLAQSALSVAEAFAILGPRLALEHKLDGARVQLHHAAGQTRIFSRRLNEITASLPEITEQIANRLSDTDFILDGEVLAVDGEGRPLAFQDLMRRFRRIREVERLRREAPVRLFVFDLLACDGRLLIDQAYHQRFEALSELAARGGLELVGRLLPASPDAGELFFRAALAAGFEGVMAKALESTYTPGSRGRGWLKIKGVRTLDLVIVAADWGYGRRHGWLSNYHLAARGPAGELFEVGKTFKGPSDQEFAELTQRLLALKLSEAGGTVRVRPELVVEVAFNDIQKSPRYACGMALRFARIVRLREDKTALQADTIEALEKEFAAQIVRP; this is translated from the coding sequence ATGGCCAGCTTTCTGGAATTTGCCCAGGTTTGCCAAGCGCTGAGCCAGACCCACAGTCGCCTACAGATGGCCGAGTTGGCCGGCGACTTGCTCAGCCGTTTGGCGCCAGAGGAGGCCGTCATCGCGGCGCGCTTCCTGATCGGCCGTGCGCTCCCAGTAGGGGAAGAAGCCAAGCTCAATCTCAGTGGCCGGGCGGTGTGGCGGCTCGCCGCCGAATTGACCGGCGCGCTCGATCAGGGCGAGGACATCTTCGCCGCCGCCGTGGATTTCGGCGAAGCGGTGGAGCTGGCGATGCGCCGTCGTACCCAACCCCCACCCACGCTGACTATTACCGAGGTAGAAGCTTACTTTCGCGCGGTCACCCAGATCGAAGGGTCTCAAGCACGGGCACGCAAGCTGGCTATACTGCGCGAGCTGCTGGCACGCGCCGATGCCTTGGAAGCCAAGTACGTAGCAAAGATTTTGATCCGCGAGATGCGCCACGGGATGAACGAGGGCGTCCTGCTGGAGGCGATTGCACGTGCCGCCGCCCGCCCGCTCGCAGAGGTGCGCCGCGCCGGCATGCTCGAGGGCGACCCTGGCCGCCTCCTGCGCACATTGCTTGATGGCCCGGGGCGTGCGCCTGCCGAGCGCTCAACCGAACTCAAGCCGCTGAAGCCGATGCTGGCGCAAAGCGCATTGTCGGTTGCCGAGGCCTTCGCGATCCTGGGGCCACGCCTGGCATTGGAGCACAAACTCGATGGCGCCCGGGTGCAGCTTCATCATGCGGCCGGCCAAACCCGGATTTTTTCCCGCCGGCTGAACGAAATTACCGCCAGTCTGCCCGAAATCACGGAACAGATAGCTAACCGGCTGAGCGACACTGATTTTATTCTCGACGGCGAGGTGCTCGCGGTTGACGGCGAAGGCCGGCCGCTGGCTTTCCAGGATCTCATGCGTCGGTTCCGCCGCATTCGTGAGGTCGAGCGATTGCGCCGTGAAGCGCCGGTACGCCTTTTCGTCTTCGATCTGTTGGCTTGCGATGGCCGCCTACTGATCGACCAGGCTTATCATCAGCGCTTTGAGGCGCTCAGCGAGCTGGCGGCGCGCGGGGGTCTGGAGTTGGTGGGGCGCTTGTTACCGGCTTCGCCTGACGCTGGCGAGCTTTTTTTTCGCGCCGCGCTGGCGGCCGGGTTCGAGGGAGTCATGGCCAAGGCGTTGGAGAGCACCTACACTCCGGGTAGCCGCGGGCGGGGATGGCTTAAGATCAAGGGAGTCCGCACCCTGGATTTGGTAATCGTGGCGGCCGACTGGGGCTATGGCAGGCGCCACGGCTGGCTGTCGAATTACCATCTGGCGGCGCGCGGGCCGGCGGGCGAGTTGTTCGAGGTCGGCAAAACCTTCAAGGGGCCCAGCGACCAGGAATTCGCCGAGCTTACCCAGCGGCTACTGGCCCTTAAACTTTCTGAGGCGGGCGGAACGGTGCGAGTGCGTCCCGAGTTGGTAGTCGAGGTGGCA
- a CDS encoding efflux RND transporter permease subunit, whose product MGVGTVPSFSLRNPYTIIVAALVIVILGVTAFARMPVDVFPDIKIPAVVVATFYQGMPPLDMEDNITFRYERFFTLGSNIEHVESRSLSGVSIIKVYFQPGTNVEAAAAQMGTLAMADLGIMPPGTLPPLVLQYDASSLPVVLVTVKGKGYSETQLEDEARYNIRNQLATVPGASVPIPFGGRFRQVMVYANPQALQARGLSLMNLVDALNQSNLILPAGDAKIGTKDFYIYSNSMIERIPRIGQVPVKIGRGQAPVLVNDVAKVQDSSQIQYNKVLIDGQPSVYIPVLRQVGANTISVVDGVKNLLPKVFDFPAGMKLNAILDQSTYIREAVESLEHEAVSGSVLASLMILIFLGSFRSTFAIFLSIPLSILAGAFGLFMNGSTINIMTLGGFALAIGRLVDDSVVVLENINRHLAEGKAPREAARDGAEEVALPVLASTVTTCIVFFPVMFLFGVAKFLFSALALAVVLSMAASYLVAMSVIPIYCANFLTAEQAEAAEHDGGGVFAIFNRVYERFAMRYERVLERALNAKLAVIAAVAVLFVASMAMYPRLGTELFPETDAGTFTINFRAPAGSRIELTTDIAKRIEGLVRQVIPHSELDMVVSNIGLAPSISAIYSPNAAEDSGFIQVELKAAHKKPTAYYERQLKELLPVRLPEATTLFSSGSIIDAVLNFGMIAPIDVQFAGSSFGALYRSANAAREIVSELPQVSQTFILQEPDYPTLNVKVDRVRAARMGMTQKDVVSGVITALDSNLYIAPSIWIDHQNKNDYFLTVQYAQSDSGFDSTQALQNIPVRNFAGETGHAQSLLLRDVATISPEYHPSEADHYNIQRVVDLLVAPRTEDLGGTQATIDRSLRVLHLPKGVSISYRGAVASMKASFQSFGFGLPLAVVLLYLVMVAQFCSFLDPFIIMFAVPMGLIGVIWTLWATSTTLNIESFMGIIVMVGIVVSNSILLVDFANERRRQGYPLRRAVIDSARIRMRPILMTALATVAGLMPIALKIGEGSEASAPLARAAVGGLAVSTVLTLFLVPCIYEFFYARVEARHAADRQP is encoded by the coding sequence GTGGGGGTTGGCACCGTGCCGAGCTTTTCCTTACGTAATCCATACACAATAATCGTGGCCGCGCTGGTGATTGTAATCCTGGGCGTGACCGCCTTTGCCCGGATGCCAGTGGATGTCTTCCCCGACATCAAGATCCCCGCCGTGGTAGTGGCGACTTTCTACCAAGGGATGCCGCCCCTGGACATGGAGGACAACATCACCTTTCGCTACGAGCGCTTCTTCACCTTGGGTAGCAATATCGAGCATGTCGAATCGCGCTCGCTCTCGGGGGTCAGCATCATCAAGGTCTACTTTCAGCCCGGCACCAACGTCGAGGCTGCGGCTGCGCAAATGGGCACCTTGGCGATGGCAGACCTGGGAATTATGCCGCCCGGCACCCTGCCGCCGCTGGTCCTGCAGTACGATGCCTCCTCCTTGCCGGTGGTGCTGGTTACGGTCAAAGGCAAGGGCTACAGCGAAACTCAGCTTGAAGACGAGGCGCGCTACAATATCCGCAATCAGCTCGCCACCGTCCCCGGAGCTTCGGTGCCGATCCCTTTTGGCGGCCGGTTTCGTCAGGTCATGGTCTATGCCAACCCACAGGCGCTGCAGGCACGAGGCCTCTCTCTGATGAACCTGGTGGACGCGCTCAATCAGTCCAACCTGATTCTACCCGCCGGTGACGCCAAAATCGGTACCAAGGACTTCTACATCTATTCCAACAGTATGATCGAGCGCATTCCCCGTATCGGCCAAGTCCCGGTTAAAATCGGCCGAGGGCAGGCGCCGGTGCTGGTCAACGATGTGGCGAAAGTCCAGGATTCCTCGCAGATTCAGTACAACAAGGTCCTCATCGACGGCCAGCCGTCGGTTTACATCCCGGTTTTGCGCCAAGTCGGCGCCAACACCATCTCGGTAGTCGATGGGGTCAAGAATCTGCTGCCCAAGGTGTTTGATTTCCCGGCGGGGATGAAACTCAACGCCATCTTGGACCAGTCCACCTACATCCGAGAGGCGGTGGAAAGTCTGGAGCACGAGGCGGTCAGTGGTTCGGTGTTGGCCTCCCTGATGATCCTGATTTTCCTGGGCAGCTTCCGCTCCACTTTCGCGATCTTTCTGTCCATTCCGCTGTCGATCCTGGCCGGCGCTTTCGGCCTATTCATGAACGGCTCGACTATCAACATCATGACGCTGGGCGGCTTCGCCCTGGCCATCGGACGGCTGGTGGACGACTCAGTGGTGGTACTTGAGAACATCAATCGCCATCTGGCCGAGGGTAAAGCGCCGCGCGAGGCCGCGCGCGACGGAGCCGAGGAAGTGGCTTTGCCGGTGCTGGCCTCCACCGTCACCACCTGTATCGTATTCTTCCCGGTCATGTTTCTATTCGGGGTGGCCAAATTTCTCTTCAGCGCCCTGGCCTTGGCGGTGGTGCTCTCGATGGCGGCCTCTTATCTAGTCGCGATGAGTGTCATTCCGATCTATTGCGCCAACTTCTTGACCGCCGAGCAGGCAGAAGCTGCTGAACACGATGGCGGGGGTGTGTTTGCCATTTTCAATCGCGTGTACGAGCGCTTCGCGATGCGTTATGAGCGGGTTTTGGAGCGGGCGCTCAATGCCAAGCTGGCCGTGATCGCGGCGGTGGCCGTCCTGTTTGTGGCTAGCATGGCGATGTACCCGCGACTGGGAACCGAGCTGTTCCCCGAGACCGACGCCGGCACCTTCACGATCAATTTCCGCGCGCCGGCCGGCTCGCGCATCGAGCTTACTACCGATATAGCCAAGCGAATCGAAGGGCTGGTTCGCCAGGTCATTCCGCACTCCGAATTGGATATGGTGGTTTCCAATATCGGCTTGGCGCCCAGCATCTCGGCGATCTATTCGCCCAATGCGGCGGAAGATTCCGGTTTCATTCAAGTCGAGTTGAAAGCCGCTCATAAAAAGCCCACTGCCTATTACGAGCGCCAACTCAAGGAGCTGCTGCCAGTGCGCCTGCCCGAGGCGACTACCTTGTTTTCCTCGGGCAGCATCATTGACGCGGTGCTGAATTTCGGCATGATCGCGCCAATCGATGTGCAGTTCGCCGGCTCCAGCTTCGGCGCGCTTTACCGCAGTGCCAACGCGGCTCGCGAAATCGTCTCGGAGCTGCCCCAGGTCTCTCAGACTTTCATTTTGCAGGAACCCGATTATCCCACCCTCAACGTGAAGGTGGATCGGGTGCGCGCGGCGCGTATGGGGATGACGCAAAAAGACGTGGTCTCTGGCGTAATTACGGCGCTGGACTCCAACCTCTATATCGCGCCGTCGATCTGGATCGATCATCAAAACAAAAATGACTACTTCCTAACCGTGCAATATGCGCAAAGCGATTCCGGGTTTGACTCCACTCAGGCGCTACAAAATATTCCCGTGCGTAACTTCGCCGGCGAAACCGGCCACGCCCAGAGCCTGCTGCTGCGCGATGTCGCCACCATTTCTCCCGAATATCACCCTTCGGAAGCCGACCACTACAACATTCAACGGGTGGTCGATTTGCTGGTGGCACCGCGGACCGAGGATCTGGGCGGTACGCAAGCCACCATCGACCGCAGCCTGCGGGTCCTGCATCTGCCCAAGGGGGTGTCGATTAGCTACCGCGGCGCGGTTGCCTCGATGAAGGCCTCCTTCCAGAGCTTCGGGTTCGGGCTGCCGCTGGCCGTGGTTCTGCTCTATCTGGTCATGGTGGCCCAGTTCTGTTCTTTTCTCGACCCCTTTATAATCATGTTCGCGGTGCCGATGGGGCTGATCGGGGTAATCTGGACCCTGTGGGCGACCAGCACCACCCTGAACATCGAGTCGTTCATGGGTATCATCGTGATGGTTGGAATCGTAGTCTCCAACTCCATCCTGTTGGTTGATTTCGCCAACGAAAGACGGCGCCAGGGCTACCCCCTGCGTCGCGCCGTGATTGACTCGGCCCGGATCAGGATGCGGCCCATTCTAATGACCGCGCTGGCCACGGTGGCCGGCCTGATGCCAATTGCGCTCAAAATCGGGGAAGGTTCGGAAGCTTCGGCGCCGCTGGCGCGAGCGGCCGTGGGCGGACTGGCGGTTTCAACCGTTTTGACGTTGTTTTTAGTGCCTTGCATTTACGAATTCTTCTATGCCCGCGTCGAGGCGCGTCACGCCGCCGACCGGCAGCCTTAA
- a CDS encoding DUF1302 family protein, translating into MINLGRVQRSAPYRPLILLLAVMMGLVALVTGNSLAQTGTANSNEPMALKTLTLSGFINNSSGVFLDTEAIGYNRSKNSLSTERNFVQLDLNDNPTENDQVFMRFWGVYEPSYPFENSCSNQFAPTVYRVHCNSDFYNQYNIREFWIKHRLGPLDIFIGRQIVKWGESITFRATDQINPQDLSWGFGFANLEQSYMPIWMIHPILNLPKFGPFDSNFVEVVYEPGFDFMYNSVDYANDQYDGLDAIAGRETLLTQIPGGRFAGRVDTRGCTAGAHGTVCTGEGPPPPGEPTESAPPLVLFQRNGPAGTGLYTPSFMSPNQVFPNATFANSNVFVRLHTLAWDTEMTAIYANAHVYLPVMQLTNQTSPIVPGAVYSRRSNFIYPEYQGGGFTANRPLYLPGFLSTLPLVARTEVMYQNHMPYNTLSIPGTTLYPSLIGGSPDALTYTDQVLWIAAVDLDSAYVPWLTESGNLTMNAEVDGTTLLSPSKNMQQFPLYFSRMYHNDISGSLNIATSWYWGAISPAWTMTYDPNGETFAFFPSITLTPPWTSKYFATIRWIEILGTNRFGFPDGGSDLGIFKGLSQLVFQFQYNFELI; encoded by the coding sequence ATGATCAATCTGGGGAGAGTACAGCGATCGGCGCCATATCGCCCCCTGATACTGCTGTTAGCAGTGATGATGGGGTTGGTCGCGCTAGTCACTGGCAACTCGCTGGCGCAAACCGGCACCGCTAATTCCAACGAGCCAATGGCGCTCAAGACGTTGACCCTGTCGGGGTTCATCAACAACAGCAGCGGAGTGTTCCTGGACACCGAAGCGATTGGTTACAATCGAAGCAAGAATTCGCTCTCCACGGAACGCAACTTCGTTCAGCTCGATCTCAACGATAACCCGACTGAGAACGATCAGGTTTTCATGCGCTTTTGGGGCGTCTACGAGCCGAGCTATCCATTCGAAAATAGCTGCTCTAATCAATTCGCTCCTACCGTCTACCGGGTGCATTGCAACAGCGACTTCTATAACCAGTACAACATCCGGGAATTCTGGATTAAGCATCGCTTGGGACCCCTCGATATTTTTATCGGCCGGCAAATTGTAAAATGGGGCGAATCCATTACCTTTCGTGCCACCGATCAGATCAATCCTCAGGATCTGAGCTGGGGCTTTGGGTTCGCCAACCTTGAACAGAGCTATATGCCGATTTGGATGATCCATCCGATCCTCAATCTGCCCAAATTCGGCCCCTTTGACTCGAATTTCGTGGAAGTGGTCTACGAGCCCGGCTTCGACTTCATGTACAACAGCGTGGACTACGCCAATGATCAATACGACGGATTGGACGCGATCGCCGGGCGCGAGACCCTGCTTACGCAGATCCCCGGTGGTCGCTTTGCCGGCCGTGTCGATACTCGTGGTTGTACCGCCGGCGCGCATGGTACGGTCTGCACCGGCGAGGGCCCGCCGCCTCCTGGCGAGCCAACCGAAAGCGCACCGCCACTGGTGTTGTTTCAGCGCAACGGCCCCGCCGGGACCGGGCTTTATACTCCCTCGTTCATGAGCCCTAACCAGGTGTTCCCCAATGCGACCTTCGCCAACAGCAACGTGTTCGTACGGCTGCACACGTTGGCTTGGGACACCGAGATGACGGCGATTTACGCCAACGCGCACGTCTACCTGCCCGTAATGCAGCTGACCAATCAGACCAGTCCGATCGTGCCGGGTGCGGTCTATTCACGGCGTAGCAACTTCATTTATCCGGAGTACCAAGGTGGCGGTTTCACCGCCAATCGCCCGCTTTACCTGCCCGGCTTCCTATCAACGCTCCCCTTGGTGGCGCGCACAGAGGTCATGTACCAAAACCACATGCCCTATAACACGCTGTCGATTCCGGGAACCACGCTCTACCCAAGCCTGATCGGAGGCTCGCCTGACGCGCTCACCTACACCGACCAGGTCCTGTGGATCGCGGCGGTTGATCTGGATTCGGCATACGTGCCATGGCTGACCGAAAGCGGAAACTTGACCATGAATGCCGAGGTTGATGGCACGACGTTGCTCAGTCCCAGCAAAAACATGCAGCAGTTCCCGTTATACTTCAGCCGGATGTACCACAACGACATCAGCGGCTCGCTTAACATCGCGACCAGTTGGTATTGGGGCGCGATCTCGCCAGCCTGGACCATGACCTATGATCCAAATGGCGAGACCTTTGCCTTCTTTCCCAGCATTACGCTGACTCCGCCCTGGACCTCCAAGTATTTCGCAACTATCCGCTGGATTGAAATCCTGGGCACCAACCGCTTTGGTTTTCCCGATGGCGGTAGCGATTTGGGCATCTTCAAGGGCCTGTCGCAGCTGGTATTCCAGTTCCAGTATAACTTCGAACTTATATAA
- a CDS encoding efflux RND transporter periplasmic adaptor subunit, translated as MTTGLQTVPDAARPAQGSPWRPTAAIATLGILEQRGLALKGKLLLMCSAIMVVALAAGCARQANPEVPPPAPPVPIVGVIHPQRAEMARKLELPGDVVGMYETALHAKVTGYLQSISVDKGDWVKKGQVLAVVEVPELQSNLAHAQARLVIERVTYQRIARVQKTDPRLVSQEDVDIAYARYQEAQEAVRTLQTMVGYTKIIAPFNGVITGRFADPGALIRAGGGDFGVNETSGLISPGATEGAGGHRTGGGPVLTLADIDTVRVYVYVPEQDYPFIRRGTPARLRFDEYPGEVFQGTVTRYATSLDLATRTMLAEVDVPNPDHRIYPRSYAHVTLDLERHLDALSLPTSAVQGSGRAAQVWVVHDGRLAKVAVSTGIADGNRVEITSGLSDNSMVVATYSSSLIAGQKVRPNIAPISAASADTSSGNIE; from the coding sequence ATGACAACTGGCTTGCAAACCGTCCCTGACGCCGCGCGCCCTGCTCAAGGGTCGCCGTGGCGGCCCACGGCGGCGATTGCCACCTTGGGCATTCTCGAACAGCGAGGTCTGGCGTTGAAAGGCAAATTATTGCTGATGTGCAGCGCGATAATGGTAGTTGCTCTGGCGGCTGGTTGCGCGCGACAGGCCAATCCCGAAGTGCCCCCGCCCGCGCCGCCGGTTCCCATCGTCGGCGTGATCCATCCGCAGCGGGCCGAGATGGCGCGCAAGCTGGAACTACCCGGTGACGTGGTGGGTATGTACGAGACCGCGCTTCACGCCAAGGTCACTGGCTACTTGCAATCGATCAGCGTGGACAAGGGTGATTGGGTCAAGAAAGGCCAGGTCCTGGCGGTGGTGGAGGTGCCCGAGTTGCAATCCAATTTGGCGCACGCCCAAGCTCGGCTGGTAATCGAGCGCGTGACCTACCAGCGCATCGCGCGGGTTCAGAAGACGGATCCGCGCCTGGTTTCGCAGGAAGACGTCGACATCGCCTACGCTCGCTACCAGGAAGCACAGGAAGCGGTGCGCACGCTCCAGACCATGGTCGGATACACCAAGATCATCGCCCCCTTCAACGGCGTCATCACTGGGCGCTTCGCCGATCCGGGGGCGCTGATTCGGGCGGGGGGTGGCGATTTCGGGGTCAATGAAACCTCCGGGCTAATCTCGCCTGGGGCCACCGAAGGCGCGGGCGGCCACCGCACCGGAGGCGGGCCGGTGCTGACTCTGGCTGATATCGATACCGTGCGGGTGTACGTCTACGTGCCCGAACAGGATTATCCTTTCATTCGGCGCGGAACTCCCGCGCGATTGCGTTTCGATGAATATCCGGGGGAGGTTTTCCAAGGCACCGTAACCCGTTATGCGACCTCGCTGGATCTGGCCACCCGTACGATGCTGGCCGAAGTTGATGTGCCCAACCCGGACCACCGGATCTATCCCCGCTCTTACGCTCACGTCACCCTCGACCTTGAGCGTCATCTCGATGCGCTCAGTTTGCCCACGTCGGCAGTCCAGGGAAGCGGGCGTGCCGCCCAGGTGTGGGTAGTTCACGACGGCCGGCTGGCCAAGGTTGCGGTTTCCACCGGCATAGCCGATGGCAATCGGGTCGAGATCACTTCGGGTCTAAGCGATAATTCCATGGTCGTGGCAACTTACAGTAGCTCCTTGATCGCAGGACAGAAGGTTCGTCCCAATATAGCGCCAATTTCCGCGGCTAGTGCTGATACCAGCTCGGGGAACATCGAGTAG
- a CDS encoding TolC family protein — protein MRYHFASWVVACLLLATFGDLALAGTASVTSLVPRQSEPPVSWSTPFSSLSGPAGNVVSVPQVRPLSGGPTSEEKPPIRAGSSLTLRQAIRIALSYHPLVKEALDEAGASRQRVGEARSYLGPQVYGSAQEFGSTINGIGNTSYYNPFGDFPRMSGRNHNMPAATAFEQTSQVQNNYLMGLSLSQFLFDFGRRHGFVVQREFEAQAAEAKSRLTDLDLIFEVSERYFRMLEAAQMVRVYRVAVQQRDFHLHEAKVKAATGLRPELDVYLTRAAVERAQLHLVDARNALADAKVGLDNAMGLSETAPDYQPAEVLTYQPITDQLPALLRTAMALRPDLKMYEDEARAMGAQITQYRSDYLPTVSAVGGYAGMSTGLPVVNNFNVGLMIYWPIFNSFLTTHEVQEARLRQRALAQALEDLHQRVIMQVHTAFLDWQASVQRIIHAKNALDASRAELQLANERYQAGLANIVELEDAQRYYTQSDADYATALYSYSLAKAAVDQATARSLTQFPG, from the coding sequence ATGCGCTATCACTTCGCATCTTGGGTAGTGGCCTGCCTGCTGCTGGCGACCTTCGGTGATCTAGCCCTGGCGGGTACCGCTTCGGTTACCTCGCTCGTACCTCGCCAGAGCGAACCTCCGGTTTCGTGGAGCACGCCGTTTTCCTCGCTGAGCGGGCCGGCGGGCAATGTCGTTAGCGTGCCGCAAGTCAGGCCGTTGAGCGGTGGTCCGACTAGCGAAGAGAAACCTCCCATTCGGGCCGGTAGCAGCTTGACTCTGCGTCAAGCCATTCGAATCGCGCTATCCTACCATCCCCTCGTCAAGGAAGCGCTGGACGAGGCCGGCGCATCGCGCCAGCGAGTAGGCGAGGCGCGCTCTTACCTGGGGCCGCAGGTGTACGGTTCGGCCCAGGAATTCGGGTCGACTATTAACGGCATTGGCAATACCAGCTACTACAATCCCTTTGGTGATTTTCCTCGAATGAGCGGGCGCAATCATAATATGCCGGCCGCCACTGCTTTCGAGCAGACCTCGCAGGTGCAAAACAACTATCTAATGGGGCTGTCGCTGTCGCAGTTTCTGTTCGACTTCGGTCGCCGCCATGGCTTCGTGGTGCAGCGCGAGTTCGAAGCCCAGGCCGCGGAGGCCAAGAGCCGGCTGACCGATCTGGACCTGATTTTCGAGGTTTCCGAACGTTACTTCCGCATGCTTGAAGCCGCTCAGATGGTGCGAGTCTACCGGGTCGCGGTTCAGCAACGCGATTTCCACTTGCATGAAGCCAAGGTCAAGGCCGCCACCGGCCTGCGCCCGGAACTGGATGTTTATCTCACTCGCGCCGCGGTGGAACGGGCGCAGTTGCACCTGGTCGATGCGCGCAACGCTTTGGCGGACGCCAAGGTCGGGCTGGACAATGCGATGGGGTTGAGTGAAACCGCGCCCGATTATCAACCCGCTGAAGTTCTCACCTATCAGCCAATCACCGATCAGCTCCCGGCTTTGCTGCGCACGGCGATGGCGCTACGGCCCGATCTCAAGATGTACGAGGATGAGGCGCGCGCGATGGGAGCGCAGATTACCCAGTATCGCAGCGATTATCTGCCCACGGTCAGCGCGGTGGGTGGTTATGCCGGGATGAGCACCGGCTTGCCGGTGGTCAACAATTTCAACGTCGGCCTTATGATCTACTGGCCGATCTTCAATAGTTTTCTGACTACCCACGAGGTCCAGGAAGCCAGGCTGCGTCAGCGCGCCCTGGCCCAAGCCCTCGAAGACCTTCACCAGCGGGTGATCATGCAGGTTCACACCGCCTTTTTGGATTGGCAAGCCTCCGTCCAACGGATCATCCACGCTAAAAATGCGCTGGACGCCTCTCGCGCGGAGCTGCAGTTGGCCAACGAGCGCTATCAGGCTGGGCTGGCCAATATCGTGGAGTTAGAGGATGCCCAGCGTTACTACACCCAGTCCGACGCCGACTACGCCACCGCGCTGTACTCTTACTCGCTCGCCAAGGCCGCAGTGGATCAAGCTACCGCGCGCTCGCTGACCCAGTTTCCCGGCTGA